In the Colletotrichum higginsianum IMI 349063 chromosome 7 map unlocalized unitig_7, whole genome shotgun sequence genome, one interval contains:
- a CDS encoding Flavin-containing monooxygenase produces the protein MELPEYPPKVDIKTQIYEPLPKTAKALSSWETLDASEIGINLLAGLSTALQHGNRLDVETFFAIPSAHWRDTLALTAHLRTFSGRERISSALLELCIQRGAGGFEFHGGQVVAANEDLKWLDCGFSFSTGSPRALCKGKLMLVPSVRASGDCDWKIWSMTTWLAEWEEYPENEALLRLASAPITGDGDDTISTDVLVIGGGNAGILLAARLKALDVDYVVVDRNDKVGDNWLQRYDCMRFHVYKSFCETPYIPDAPQAYPHSSNDGLTRDQLGAQIQAFAREFDLERRVLHRTTVTATAYDSTTRTWSVELRTGERRRRLSCRCLVLATGAGFSGAAPLPDLPGRELFRGPSMHSVEFRNAKEIVAKGAKSAVIIGSANTAFDVMVDCHDAGLQTTMVQRSETYVVPMTYFAHPLGLGVYNVLPTEDADALINGGPLAIGGSLLGLVHATQAQEEPDRYDEVRKAGLRVRDSLKGGDLLVNLLDRCGGHFVDMGKGIDLIATKEVGIRSGVVPKAYTPEGLLLSDGSKLETDAVIWCTGFGHVDGRKSLPDVLGDGAEAIAGRLEPTWGIDAEGETRGLWKRHPGVDNLWIFSGGTAQHRWFSKVIAQQVKGVLEGILPDAYRRTPEPDAARDWGHGGTWANL, from the exons ATGGAGCTGCCGGAATATCCACCGAAGGTCGATATCAAGACCCAGATCTATGAGCCTCTCCCCAAGACAGCCAAAGCACTGTCGAGCTGGGAGACTCTCGATGCTAGCGAGATCGGCATAAATCTTTTGGCGGGTCTATCGACAGCCCTCCAACACGGGAATCGCCTCGACGTGGAAACCTTCTTCGCCATCCCATCCGCACACTGGAGAGATACTCTAGCCTTGACGGCTCACCTCAGGACTTTTAGCGGAAGAGAAAGGATATCGTCGGCGTTGCTGGAGCTGTGCATCCAacgcggcgccggtggctTTGAGTTTCACGGCGGACAGGTCGTGGCGGCGAACGAAGACCTG AAATGGCTGGACTGCGGCTTCAGCTTCAGCACCGGGTCTCCGAGAGCGCTGTGCAAGGGGAAGCTGATGCTGGTCCCCTCTGTCCGGGCATCGGGAGACTGCGACTGGAAGATTTGGTCCATGACCACGTGGTTGGCCGAATGGGAGGAATACCCGGAGAACGAGGCCCTCTTGAGGCTTGCTTCGGCCCCAATTaccggtgacggcgacgacactATCTCAACAGACGTCCTAGTGATCGGGGGTGGTAATGC GGGCATCCTTCTAGCAGCCCGTTTGAAGGCTCTGGACGTCGATTATGTGGTAGTCGACCGCAACGACAAGGTGGGAGACAACTGGCTGCAGCGATACGACTGCATGAGGTTCCACGTCTACAAGTCCTTTTGCGAGACGCCATACATCC CTGATGCTCCGCAAGCGTATCCCCACTCGTCCAACGACGGCCTCACGCGGGACCAGCTCGGCGCACAAATCCAGGCGTTTGCCAGAGAGTTCGACCTCGAACGCCGCGTCCTTCACCGCACAACAGTGACCGCCACGGCGTACGACTCGACCACCAGAACCTGGAGCGTGGAGCTGAGGACGGGAGAGAGGCGCAGACGTCTGTCTTGCAGATGCCTGGTCCtcgccaccggcgccggcttctcCGGGGCCGCCCCTCTGCCGGACCTCCCCGGCCGGGAGCTGTTCAGAGGCCCCAGCATGCATTCCGTCGAGTTTCGCAACGCCAAGGAGATCGTAGCAAAAGGCGCCAAG TCTGCGGTTATCATCGGCTCGGCCAATACTGCGTTCGACGTGATGGTGGACTGCCACGACGCAGGCCTTCAAACCACCATGGTCCAGCGGTCGGAGACGTATGTCGTCCCAATGACTTACTTTGCGCACCCGCTGGGGCTCGGGGTCTACAACGTACTCCCGAcagaagacgccgacgcccttATTAACGGGGGTCCGTTGGCGATCGGCGGGAGTCTGCTCGGGCTAGTCCACGCAACGCAAGCTCAGGAAGAGCC AGACCGATACGACGAGGTTCGCAAAGCGGGACTGAGAGTGCGGGACTCCCTGAAAggcggcgacctcctcgtcaacCTGCTCGACCGTTGCGGCGGCCACTTCGTCGACATGGGAAAGGGGATCGACCTCATCGCGACGAAAGAAGTCGGCATCCGCTCCGGCGTCGTGCCGAAAGCGTATACACCCGAGGGTCTGCTGCTGTCGGACGGCAGCAAGCTGGAgaccgacgccgtcatctggTGCACCGGCTTCGGCCACGTGGACGGCCGGAAGAGCCTGCCGGACGTCCTCGGAGACGGGGCCGAAGCCATCGCCGGTAGGCTGGAGCCGACGTGGGggatcgacgccgagggcgagaccCGCGGGCTCTGGAAGCGACACCCGGGCGTGGACAACCTGTGGATCTTCTCCGGGGGCACGGCGCAGCACAGGTGGTTCTCCAAGGTGATTGCGCAGCAGGTCAAGGGGGTGCTGGAGGGCATACTGCCTGATGCGTACCGGCGGACGCCGGAGCCCGACGCCGCGAGGGACTGGGGGCACGGGGGCACGTGGGCGAATTTGTAA